Proteins from a genomic interval of Xylocopa sonorina isolate GNS202 chromosome 6, iyXylSono1_principal, whole genome shotgun sequence:
- the LOC143424451 gene encoding uncharacterized protein LOC143424451 — translation MHWQFGGNLEPVQMICETDWKECPKAIASYVWSEIVTDVLDCLRNENIVWRVLIAFFLCIILLRIIYPKAKRGSGTALDKDILNKVGYKVEDLELKVNILTYKLQYGSWPLPHQVQKSSFRKNLRNLRLTLSNPNDRNNWIKHVLLGPKEYPHSRYYPSEYHLTELYAAKKKNMHPYLKQESLPVEYSSKSSKSSSDKSFKLNSLFKNSLNRKYRETSKYDNFEMQYRNTISLPLFSRRRNGKSEIRRTRRDSRNTEIEKKRHACKKFTRTMDDCKRYLRELHDSNKNLGLTCSSSEITHESSVKNVWSDLQQQRCVQQKDRMKLTDKLEANEEKNSEIINKNHSSVD, via the exons ATGCATTGGCAATTCG GCGGAAATCTTGAACCTGTGCAAATGATCTGTGAAACTGATTGGAAAGAGTGCCCAAAAGCCATCGCCAGTTACGTTTGGAGCGAGATTGTTACCGACGTCCTCGACTGCTTGAGAAACGAAAACATAGTCTGGCGG GTATTGATCGCATTCTTCCTCTGCATCATATTACTACGTATCATATACCCCAAAGCAAAACGTGGTAGTGGCACTGCTCTCGATAAAGACATCCTTAATAAAGTCGGATACAAAGTGGAAGATCTTGAATTGAAAGTTAACATACTGACATACAAACTTCAATATGGATCGTGGCCTTTACCCCATCAAGTTCAGAAATCCAGCTTCCGGAAAAATTTACGAAACCTCAGATTAACTTTGTCCAATCCTAACGACCGCAATAATTGGATAAAACATGTATTATTAGG CCCAAAAGAATACCCGCATTCAAGATATTACCCCTCGGAATATCACCTAACGGAATTATATGCTGCGAAGAAAAAGAACATGCATCCATATCTGAAACAAGAAAGCCTGCCAGTGGAGTACAGCAGTAAATCTTCGAAAAGTAGCAGCGACAAATCCTTCAA ACTAAATTCCTTGTTCAAAAATTCACTGAACCGGAAGTATCGTGAGACATCCAAATATGACAATTTTGAGATGCAGTACCGAAACACAATTTCACTTCCACTGTTCTCGAGAAGAAGAAACGGTAAATCCGAAATCAGAAGAACGAGAAGAGATTCAAGAAACACTGAGATTGAAAAGAAGCGACATGCTTGTAAAAAGTTCACGAGAACTATGGACGATTGTAAACGATATTTGAGGGAATTACACGACAGCAATAAAAATCTTGGACTGACCTGCAGTTCTTCTGAAATTACCCATGAATCATCGGTTAAAAATGTTTGGTCAGATTTACAG CAACAACGATGTGTCCAACAAAAAGATCGAATGAAATTAACTGACAAATTAGAAGCAAACGAAGAGAAAAATTCTGAGATAATCAATAAAAATCA TTCTTCAGTTGATTGA
- the LOC143424405 gene encoding uncharacterized protein LOC143424405, producing the protein MNIKFCPDMFSQQTSSNMLYSTSCERRKYVEKSQEALYQVRKKLESLHNVLRMYELQSIETKPLEKQQDSGNKINSVCQNVVDTLVSITTEGDNSWNKNRREFMHFNSDTRNECKEIQQTTSNSSEQYESDETGRSSIISIQNYTYCVNNIIDPYCSLMENTDLKIPVSTSHALGMIPNNQIVYSSVKYEKVPERIYYAISTDSITGKDVRKKSAMSENFALLPNVYAQGEQTKSFSSSEQYPVPMETDEDAIMSPTSSRTEVSKDSEFEDKPTAVLLQEALQFKRALLTRVELEKVCYADEKTEEGGNDSTLDHGKYSYFNNNLQSKFLDIISEEQSVSSSTEKTSRTYMFFNLKQDKQINNNILNLPQQTDVRELNTQKSYMDSVHNLGSPSEYFSFSNIIQEGNEIDNNQVSLLSHSFQKNTSAELINTFDESNEKLMKFASCLNTTDVTNDEETCHSYVHEKESFKEHFARMNDINQFINRNINSVELFSQNLDEAPLEEKAESSNENISSNFFNSESLKQYGNASTTYAEDNTSSVKLNVSDDDKCIEDRENFMCNPNLTLKRNPGACSLIEQTLVHTNIDDMILNEHPIYNLSPSESKETSVETNMLQDSLTSSINQSNDSNMLESPSVTILINKSLNEEKLNLDWSNANNDMSDYDVNEQEVKTCSANTITLQKHDTTNIDNYEETNIHYIQNEQKYSIAKDSFTNLTKEEIVNEADYRKSYSNLISPHSSMYFTDEASSSTPKLNNTHSKNLKDYLHSNLYTQSNRGDKSCYEDKSLKNTGNIEAPSIFISNESKTMNVTTTIPTDKSSIIVSKSKSNNTQNAIELYNKVWNENDSFSSKVCTEKTDTTIASETNDAKKQNEILNDKSSISYNDDGNYNTTDNTIPYKYERSGMKNLNVKEYIIAPHQTSPRETKENKVMKKITTVKSKSHENYSSKSEKLRRASVLQNIKCLKSDLLATAQNNTENNTNTIYTKLRNLSAEPRRNAKDNIKLDKKRSRSEVSCRINDLLKEDTLKSQEPLAATNSNISIEPLETKLKSKGILKSLSSTPKTSSRSCIPILKSRLEAARKSDNESRPKSPTRGPLTMTMFWRDNLCDKNQNIMDDVQVEGKSKCIEPCIEEVNICGEKKSDNDSHKQHSTQMSHVVKNINENTNCNMNDDIVPQEQMVVYVNIFTKYDHNTTKIIDPNKFLEYIQNRKSSSQKKEENQASKNDREPPGVSAGIEKDITHKIVTVVSSVINGNELNQTTSTNLPDMKTQSRSLFNILSNGKLKNLCFLSVEQKEIDVTAKPSVIDTSTSISDLENITGTSKNALDKFQICGTPRELNNDEYIALLEILHQESNYVHLQELQSVCKELVSEHRKI; encoded by the coding sequence ATGAACATCAAATTTTGTCCTGACATGTTTTCCCAACAAACAAGTTCGAATATGTTATATTCTACATCTTGTGAACGTAGAAAGTACGTAGAAAAATCTCAAGAAGCCCTGTACCAGGTgaggaaaaaattggaaagtcTACACAACGTTCTACGTATGTACGAGTTGCAAAGTATTGAAACAAAACCGTTGGAAAAACAACAAGACAGTGGCAATAAGATAAACAGCGTTTGCCAAAATGTAGTGGACACGCTCGTCTCGATTACAACAGAAGGTGACAACAGCTGGAATAAAAATAGAAGAGAATTTATGCATTTTAATAGTGACACTAGAAACGAGTGCAAGGAAATACAACAGACGACCTCGAACAGCTCTGAACAGTACGAGAGTGATGAAACGGGTAGGAGCTCCATAATATCCATCCAAAATTACACATATTGCGTAAATAACATAATTGATCCTTACTGTTCGCTGATGGAGAACACTGATTTAAAAATACCTGTCTCGACCAGTCATGCATTGGGGATGATTCCAAATAATCAGATAGTATATTCCAGTGTCAAGTATGAAAAAGTACCTGAGAGGATATATTATGCTATCTCCACTGATTCAATCACAGGAAAGGATGTAAGAAAAAAGTCAGCAATGTCAGAAAATTTCGCACTGCTACCAAATGTGTATGCCCAAGGTGAACAGACAAAGTCATTCAGTTCCTCTGAGCAGTATCCGGTTCCAATGGAAACTGACGAGGACGCGATAATGTCACCAACTTCGAGTCGCACAGAAGTATCGAAAGACAGTGAGTTTGAGGACAAACCAACCGCGGTGTTACTTCAAGAAGCACTGCAATTCAAAAGAGCATTATTGACGCGCGTCGAGCTGGAAAAAGTATGCTACGCGGACGAAAAAACTGAGGAGGGAGGCAACGATTCTACGTTGGATCATGGAAAATATTCTTATTTTAACAATAACCTGCAATCGAAATTCCTGGATATCATTTCAGAAGAACAGTCTGTTAGCAGCTCCACTGAGAAAACTAGTAGAACATACATGTTTTTCAACCTGAAACAAGACAAGCAAATCAACAATAACATACTGAATCTTCCTCAACAAACTGATGTTAGAGAATTGAATACGCAGAAAAGCTATATGGACTCGGTACATAATCTTGGTTCACCTTCTGAGTACTTTAGCTTCAGTAATATAATTCAAGAAGGGAATGAAATTGACAATAATCAGGTGTCTTTGCTAAGCCACAGCTTTCAGAAAAACACATCTGCGGAGCTGATTAATACTTTCGATGAATCTAACGAGAAGCTAATGAAATTTGCAAGTTGCCTAAATACGACAGATGTGACGAACGATGAAGAGACATGCCATAGTTACGTACATGAAAAAGagagtttcaaggagcatttcgCTCGTATGAACGATATAAATCAATTCATAAATCGGAATATTAACAgcgtggaattattttctcaaaATTTAGACGAAGCTCCTTTAGAAGAGAAAGCTGAAAGTTCCAATGAAAATATATCTTCCAATTTTTTTAACTCTGAATCTCTGAAACAGTATGGTAACGCAAGCACTACGTACGCAGAAGACAATACGTCAAGCGTAAAACTAAACGTATCAGATGACGATAAATGCATTGAGGATCGCGAAAATTTCATGTGCAATCCAAATTTAACTTTAAAAAGAAATCCTGGCGCCTGTTCGTTGATTGAGCAAACGTTGGTACACACAAACATAGATGATATGATCTTAAATGAGCATCCAATATACAATTTATCACCCAGTGAAAGTAAAGAAACTTCGGTCGAGACGAATATGTTGCAGGATTCGTTGACATCCAGCATAAATCAATCAAACGATTCTAACATGCTAGAATCGCCATCTGTAACAATACTAATCAACAAATCATTAAATGAGGAAAAATTGAATTTGGATTGGTCGAACGCCAACAATGACATGAGTGATTATGATGTTAATGAGCAGGAGGTGAAAACGTGTTCAGCAAACACTATCACTCTGCAAAAGCATGACACAACAAATATAGACAACTATGAAGAAACGAACATTCATTATATTCAGAATGAACAGAAGTATTCGATTGCAAAAGATTCATTTACGAATCTGACTAAAGAAGAGATAGTCAATGAGGCAGATTACCGTAAATCTTACTCCAATCTCATTTCTCCACATAGTAGTATGTATTTTACAGATGAAGCATCAAGTTCTACTCCTAAATTAAATAACACGCATTCAAAGAACCTTAAAGACTATTTGCACTCAAATTTGTACACACAAAGCAATAGAGGAGATAAGTCGTGTTACGAGGATAAAAGTTTAAAGAATACTGGAAATATAGAAGCACCATCTATTTTtatatcaaatgaaagtaaaacaATGAATGTCACAACCACGATACCCACAGACAAATCTTCAATCATAGTTTCAAAGAGCAAGTCCAATAACACACaaaatgcaatagagttatacaaTAAAGTATGGAACGAAAACGATTCGTTTTCTTCCAAAGTTTGCACGGAAAAAACAGACACAACAATAGCTAGCGAAACGAATGATGCAAAAAAACAAAATGAGATATTGAATGATAAATCTTCAATTTCATACAATGATGACGGTAATTATAATACAACTGACAATACCATACCATATAAATATGAAAGAAGTGGTATGAAAAATCTAAATGTAAAGGAGTATATCATAGCCCCACATCAAACATCTCCAagagaaacaaaagaaaataaagtGATGAAGAAAATAACCACGGTGAAATCAAAGAGTCATGAAAATTACTCTTCGAAGTCCGAAAAATTAAGAAGAGCAAGTGTTCTGCAAAATATAAAATGCTTAAAATCCGATTTATTGGCTACTGCTCAAAATAACACAGAAAATAATacaaatacgatatatacaaagCTAAGAAACTTATCAGCGGAGCCTAGACGTAATGCAAAAGACAATATCAAGTTAGATAAAAAAAGGTCTCGCTCAGAAGTAAGCTGTCGAATAAACGACTTATTGAAGGAAGATACTTTGAAATCACAAGAGCCTCTGGCCGCTACGAATTCTAACATCTCCATTGAACCACTAGAAACTAAATTAAAATCGAAAGGAATATTGAAATCTTTATCGTCAACTCCAAAAACATCTTCGCGGTCTTGTATACCTATTCTGAAAAGTCGATTGGAAGCAGCTCGTAAGTCTGATAATGAATCACGTCCAAAAAGTCCAACGAGGGGACCATTAACGATGACCATGTTCTGGAGGGACAATTTGTGCGATAAAAATCAAAACATCATGGACGACGTTCAAGTAGAAGGTAAATCAAAATGTATCGAACCATGTATAGAGGAAGTAAACATttgtggagaaaaaaaaagtgatAATGATAGTCATAAGCAACATTCGACGCAAATGTCGCATgttgtaaaaaatataaatgaaaatacTAATTGCAATATGAATGATGATATTGTTCCTCAAGAGCAAATGGTGGTATACGTTAACATATTTACAAAATATGACCACAACACTACAAAAATAATAGATCCAAATAAATTCCTGGAATACATTCAAAATAGAAAATCAAGTTCacagaagaaagaagaaaaccaAGCTAGCAAAAATGATAGAGAGCCCCCAGGAGTATCTGCAGGAATTGAGAAAGATATAACTCATAAAATTGTCACTGTTGTTTCTTCAGTTATAAATGGCAATGAATTGAATCAGACCACATCAACTAATCTACCAGACATGAAAACGCAAAGCCGCTCACTGTTTAACATTTTATCGAAtggtaaattaaaaaatttatgtttCCTCTCTGTCGAGCAAAAAGAAATCGATGTGACTGCTAAACCTTCCGTAATCGACACGAGTACATCAATATCGGATTTAGAAAATATAACAGGGACATCGAAAAACGCGTTAGACAAATTCCAAATATGCGGAACGCCTAGAGAATTAAATAACGATGAATACATAGCGTTACTGGAAATCCTTCATCAGGAATCGAATTATGTACATCTGCAAGAGTTGCAAAGTGTCTGTAAGGAACTCGTATCGGAACATCGGAAAATCTGA